A single genomic interval of Alistipes provencensis harbors:
- a CDS encoding translocation/assembly module TamB domain-containing protein, whose protein sequence is MRKGIKILGKVFSAAVLLLIILPVFLSLLLDIPAVQNFVVHKAAEVVSRKLETTVSIDRVDIGIFSKIKVKGFYVEDYGRDTLLYVGKLDAYVTGFGIFGGGLAFSRGEIADAKLYLRQMPDGEMNIKQIVSRISDPDKPKKGNFRLSLKRASIENMDLCLERIDSVAPDYGIDFSHMHLYGLTARVDDFVIDGSAIYTTIAALTARERSGFVLDHLAGRFYMTQGCLGFEDASIVTARSNIRIPYISLVGNSWAEYKDFLGQVRIEAALRNTSVSTDDIAWFAPKLRDWHVDFSNIDVEVAGVVSDFTAKVRSMHVGEGTTLVADAVVKGLPDIRDTWFDLSVPRLHSSAEAVDGLALGIAGRKLSDKLVGILGNSGSVDLNARFKGKLASFDMQLGAATEVGDIACNLRMSPLKKGLSSVRGDVETRNLRLGELLDRRDLLGNATLTAYVDGVIGKGVADANIAGNVTQLGFNGYVYDSLRLDGRLRNREFDGRVTARDPNLDFDFFGLVDFNDSVPRYDFTMDLRHADLARLHINRRDSVSQLSAHIVANAGGRSLDDLNGRIQVTGARYRYNDKEIEASNMTVTGENSERSKLVELRSDFADATFRSKTSYRTVFEYLRRSAWKYLPMLREAPPEAGPSERKAAVANDFSLLSVNIRNFNPVADAVSAGLQVADGSSLQLLFNPASDQLSLKASSEYIERRRMLATRLSVNASNRGDSLAVYASAEDLYAGVLHLPRLSLTGGARQGRVQLSAGFNDTMRRVSGLVGFRSAVVDEHGPNGRVVDLRILPSHITRGDKTWQIYAHKILIDTARIVIDKFFVMNREQELLLNGIASRSRADSVTLSLRNFDLSPFTQVAERMGYVIEGRTNGSAQMKSVLRGGEISADILFDSVEVNDIPAPPMRLASRWDFARNRAGVTVVDRLKRDTLVRGFYAPDQMRYYARVDIDSLDMGLLDPILTGVISSTEGVASADLVLQGQRREAELAGEIHVSGLRTKVDFTQVAYSMPEAVLSVKNNRFKASNVAVFDPQGHRGRFDFDMSLQHLSNISYDVRVAPQQMLVLDTDADDNDAFYGKVYATGSARISGDKRAVKMDIAASTDGNSSFVLPLSSKSNISNADFVVFVQPEKTDTLDNVARKKLLFERKHRQRADASNQMNITMALDVRPDAEVEIDVAGNTVKGRGEGTLNLAINPRANIFEIYGDYTISEGSFMLSLQQIINKRFTIESGSSIQWTGSPMNALLDIDAVYKLKASLQPLLQGTSENLGGDRSVPVECIIHLGDRLSNPSIGFDVRVPGSDPETQTLVTNALSTPETVDTQFLYLLLFNSFMSENSSQANANIGSSVSAATGLEFVSNMVSNWLSSSDYNVVIRYRPKSELTSDEVDFGLSKSLINNRLFVEVEGNYLIDNKQAAVNNNSMSNFMGEAYITYLIDRAGTLKLKAFTQTIDRFDENQGLQETGIGVYFKEDFNNLRDLRDRIRERFTNKKRKARRMARRTTRAAEKAAEEAEKNRRQEPADTLSPFGYVKGKEDE, encoded by the coding sequence ATGCGCAAAGGTATAAAAATATTGGGAAAGGTGTTCTCGGCGGCGGTTTTGTTGCTGATAATTCTTCCCGTTTTCCTCTCGCTGCTGCTCGACATTCCCGCCGTGCAGAACTTCGTGGTCCACAAGGCCGCGGAGGTCGTTTCGCGCAAGCTGGAGACCACCGTGTCGATCGACCGCGTGGACATCGGCATCTTTTCGAAAATCAAGGTCAAGGGCTTCTATGTCGAGGATTACGGGCGCGACACGCTGCTCTACGTCGGGAAGCTGGATGCCTATGTCACGGGTTTCGGCATCTTCGGCGGGGGACTGGCGTTCAGCCGCGGCGAGATCGCCGACGCCAAGCTCTACCTGCGGCAGATGCCCGACGGGGAGATGAACATCAAGCAGATCGTCAGCCGCATATCCGACCCCGACAAACCCAAAAAGGGCAACTTCAGGCTCTCGCTCAAACGGGCCTCGATCGAGAACATGGACCTCTGTCTCGAGCGGATCGACAGCGTCGCCCCCGACTACGGCATCGACTTCTCGCACATGCACCTCTACGGCCTGACGGCCCGCGTGGACGACTTCGTCATCGACGGGTCGGCCATCTACACCACCATTGCGGCCCTGACGGCCCGTGAGCGCAGCGGCTTCGTGCTGGACCACCTCGCGGGGCGGTTCTACATGACGCAGGGGTGTCTGGGTTTCGAGGACGCCTCGATCGTCACCGCGCGTTCGAACATCCGGATTCCCTACATCTCGCTCGTGGGCAACTCGTGGGCCGAGTACAAGGATTTCCTCGGGCAGGTGCGCATCGAGGCCGCGCTGCGCAACACGTCGGTCTCGACCGACGACATCGCTTGGTTCGCCCCCAAGCTGCGCGACTGGCATGTGGATTTCAGCAACATCGACGTCGAGGTCGCGGGTGTGGTGTCGGATTTCACGGCCAAGGTCCGGAGCATGCACGTCGGCGAGGGCACGACGCTCGTGGCCGACGCCGTGGTGAAGGGTTTGCCGGACATCCGCGACACATGGTTCGACCTCTCGGTGCCTCGCCTGCACTCCTCGGCCGAGGCGGTCGACGGGCTGGCTCTCGGCATCGCCGGGCGCAAACTCTCGGACAAGCTGGTCGGGATACTCGGCAACTCGGGCAGCGTCGACCTCAATGCCCGCTTCAAGGGAAAACTCGCGTCGTTCGACATGCAGTTGGGCGCCGCCACCGAGGTGGGCGACATCGCCTGCAACCTGCGGATGTCGCCGCTGAAAAAGGGCCTGAGCAGCGTGCGGGGCGATGTCGAGACGCGCAACCTGCGGCTGGGCGAGCTGTTGGACCGCCGCGACCTGCTGGGCAACGCCACGCTCACGGCCTATGTCGACGGCGTGATCGGCAAGGGTGTCGCCGACGCCAATATCGCGGGCAACGTCACCCAGTTGGGCTTCAACGGCTATGTCTACGACTCGCTGCGGCTGGACGGCCGCCTGCGCAACCGGGAGTTCGACGGCCGTGTCACGGCCCGCGACCCCAACCTCGATTTCGATTTCTTCGGGCTGGTGGATTTCAACGACTCGGTGCCGCGCTACGACTTCACGATGGATTTGCGGCATGCCGATCTGGCGCGGCTGCACATCAACCGCCGCGACTCGGTGTCGCAGTTGTCGGCCCACATCGTGGCCAACGCCGGAGGGCGTTCGCTCGACGACCTGAACGGCCGCATTCAGGTGACCGGCGCCCGTTACAGATACAACGACAAGGAGATCGAGGCTTCGAACATGACCGTCACGGGCGAGAACTCCGAGCGGAGCAAGCTGGTGGAACTGCGCTCGGATTTCGCCGACGCCACGTTCCGGTCGAAGACCAGCTACCGCACGGTGTTCGAATACCTGCGCCGCAGCGCGTGGAAATACCTCCCGATGCTGCGCGAAGCCCCGCCCGAAGCGGGGCCTTCGGAGCGCAAGGCCGCCGTGGCGAACGATTTCTCGCTGCTCTCGGTCAATATCCGCAATTTCAACCCCGTGGCCGACGCCGTTTCTGCGGGTTTGCAGGTGGCCGACGGATCGTCGCTCCAACTGCTGTTCAACCCGGCCAGCGACCAGCTCTCGCTCAAAGCCTCGTCGGAGTATATCGAACGCCGGCGGATGCTGGCCACGCGCCTCTCGGTCAACGCCTCGAACCGCGGCGACTCGCTGGCGGTCTACGCCTCGGCCGAGGACCTCTATGCCGGGGTGCTGCATCTGCCGCGCCTCTCGCTGACGGGCGGCGCCCGGCAGGGCCGCGTGCAGCTCTCGGCGGGTTTCAACGACACGATGCGCCGGGTTTCGGGACTCGTGGGATTCCGCTCCGCGGTGGTCGACGAACACGGCCCCAACGGTCGCGTGGTGGACCTGCGCATCCTTCCTTCGCACATCACCCGCGGCGACAAGACGTGGCAGATATACGCCCATAAGATACTGATCGACACGGCGCGGATCGTCATCGACAAGTTCTTCGTGATGAACCGCGAACAGGAGCTGCTGCTCAACGGCATCGCCTCGCGCAGCCGTGCCGATTCGGTGACCCTCTCGCTGCGCAATTTCGACCTGTCGCCCTTCACGCAGGTCGCCGAACGCATGGGTTACGTCATCGAGGGCCGCACGAACGGCTCGGCGCAGATGAAGTCGGTGCTGCGGGGCGGCGAGATTTCGGCCGACATCCTCTTCGACAGCGTCGAGGTCAACGACATCCCCGCGCCGCCGATGCGTCTGGCGTCGCGCTGGGACTTCGCCCGCAACCGGGCCGGCGTGACGGTGGTCGACCGCCTCAAGCGCGACACGCTCGTGCGCGGCTTCTACGCCCCGGACCAGATGCGCTACTACGCCCGGGTGGACATCGACAGCCTCGACATGGGGCTGCTCGACCCGATCCTGACGGGGGTGATCTCCTCGACCGAGGGCGTCGCGTCGGCCGACCTCGTCCTGCAGGGACAGCGCCGCGAAGCCGAACTCGCGGGCGAGATACATGTTTCGGGGCTCAGGACCAAGGTCGATTTCACGCAGGTTGCCTACTCGATGCCCGAAGCGGTGCTGTCGGTGAAGAACAACCGTTTCAAGGCTTCGAACGTCGCGGTGTTCGACCCTCAGGGTCACCGCGGGCGCTTCGACTTCGACATGAGCCTTCAGCACCTGTCGAACATCTCCTACGACGTGCGGGTGGCCCCGCAGCAGATGCTCGTGCTGGATACCGACGCCGACGACAACGACGCTTTCTACGGGAAGGTCTACGCCACGGGTTCGGCCCGCATCTCGGGCGACAAGAGGGCCGTTAAGATGGACATCGCGGCCTCGACCGACGGCAATTCGTCGTTCGTGCTGCCGCTGTCGAGCAAGTCGAATATTTCGAATGCCGATTTCGTGGTCTTCGTCCAGCCTGAGAAGACCGACACGCTCGACAACGTGGCGCGCAAAAAACTCCTCTTCGAACGCAAACACCGCCAGCGTGCCGACGCTTCGAACCAGATGAACATCACCATGGCGCTCGACGTACGGCCCGATGCCGAGGTCGAGATCGACGTGGCGGGCAACACGGTGAAGGGGCGCGGCGAGGGGACCCTGAACCTCGCGATCAACCCCCGGGCGAACATCTTCGAGATTTACGGCGACTACACCATCTCCGAGGGCAGTTTCATGCTCTCGCTGCAACAGATCATCAACAAACGCTTCACCATCGAGAGCGGCTCGTCGATCCAGTGGACCGGGTCGCCGATGAACGCCCTGCTGGACATCGACGCCGTCTACAAGCTCAAGGCCTCGCTGCAACCGTTGCTGCAGGGCACGTCGGAAAACCTCGGCGGCGACCGCTCGGTGCCCGTGGAGTGTATCATCCACCTCGGCGACCGGCTGTCGAACCCCTCGATCGGCTTCGACGTGCGGGTGCCCGGCTCCGATCCCGAGACCCAGACGCTGGTCACCAACGCCCTCTCGACCCCCGAGACGGTCGACACGCAGTTCCTCTACCTCCTGCTGTTCAACAGTTTCATGTCCGAGAACTCCTCGCAGGCCAACGCCAACATCGGCAGTTCGGTGTCGGCGGCCACGGGACTGGAGTTCGTGTCGAACATGGTGAGCAACTGGCTCTCGTCGTCGGACTACAACGTGGTGATCCGCTACCGGCCCAAGTCGGAGCTGACGAGCGACGAGGTGGACTTCGGGCTTTCGAAGAGCCTGATCAACAACCGCCTGTTCGTCGAGGTCGAGGGCAACTACCTGATCGACAACAAGCAGGCGGCTGTGAACAACAATTCGATGTCCAACTTCATGGGCGAGGCCTACATCACCTACCTGATCGACCGCGCCGGGACGCTCAAACTGAAAGCCTTTACGCAGACCATCGACCGTTTCGACGAAAATCAGGGCTTGCAGGAGACCGGCATCGGCGTCTACTTCAAGGAGGACTTCAACAACCTGCGCGACCTGCGCGACCGCATCCGGGAGCGTTTCACCAACAAGAAACGCAAGGCCCGGCGCATGGCGCGCCGCACGACCCGCGCGGCTGAAAAAGCGGCCGAAGAGGCGGAAAAGAACCGCCGGCAGGAGCCCGCGGATACGCTTTCGCCGTTCGGATACGTTAAAGGTAAAGAGGATGAATGA
- a CDS encoding helix-turn-helix transcriptional regulator — MSMTKEPTRERNLEDWKRLEQIIDESGLSVNAFARRIGLPRGENLYQIRRGNNGISRDLALRIHACFPQYGIGWIITGEKDTPPVLHAPYPGWL; from the coding sequence ATGAGCATGACAAAGGAACCCACCCGCGAACGCAACCTCGAAGACTGGAAACGCCTCGAACAGATCATCGACGAATCGGGGCTTTCGGTCAACGCCTTCGCCCGCCGTATCGGACTGCCGCGGGGCGAGAACCTCTACCAGATCCGGCGCGGCAACAACGGCATCAGCCGCGACTTGGCCCTGCGTATCCACGCCTGTTTTCCGCAATACGGCATCGGCTGGATAATCACCGGGGAGAAGGACACGCCGCCCGTCCTCCACGCGCCCTACCCCGGCTGGCTATGA
- the tsaD gene encoding tRNA (adenosine(37)-N6)-threonylcarbamoyltransferase complex transferase subunit TsaD encodes MDITILGIESSCDDTSAAVLRNNVLLSNVIASQAVHVKYGGVIPELASRAHQQNIIPVVDTALREAGIDASQLDAIAFTRGPGLVGSLLVGVSFTKGLSLARNIPMVEVNHLQGHILSHFIDLPDRALPHPAFPFLCLLVSGGHTQIVRVDSPLEMEIIGTTIDDAAGEAFDKCAKVMGLPYPGGPVIDRLAKEGDPKAFRFARPRVEGYDYSFSGLKTSFLYTLRDAVAADPDFIERHKADLCASLQSTIVEILLDKLVRASKETGIRDIAIAGGVSANSGLRNGVAEAGRRRGWRTFIPEFKFTTDNAAMIAMAGYYRYRENEFAALDVSPVARLEEL; translated from the coding sequence ATGGATATTACAATTCTCGGCATCGAATCTTCGTGCGACGACACCTCGGCGGCCGTGCTGCGCAACAACGTGCTGCTGTCGAACGTCATCGCCTCCCAAGCCGTGCATGTCAAATACGGCGGCGTGATCCCCGAACTGGCCTCACGGGCCCATCAGCAGAACATCATCCCCGTCGTGGACACGGCGCTCCGGGAGGCCGGGATCGACGCTTCGCAACTGGACGCCATCGCCTTCACGCGCGGCCCCGGACTGGTCGGTTCGCTGCTGGTGGGCGTGTCGTTCACCAAGGGGCTTTCGCTGGCCCGCAACATCCCGATGGTCGAGGTCAACCACCTGCAGGGACACATCCTCTCGCACTTCATCGACCTGCCCGACCGCGCACTGCCCCACCCCGCGTTCCCGTTCCTGTGCCTGCTGGTCAGCGGCGGCCACACGCAGATCGTGCGCGTGGACTCCCCCTTGGAAATGGAGATCATCGGCACGACGATCGACGACGCCGCGGGCGAAGCTTTCGACAAGTGCGCCAAGGTGATGGGGCTCCCCTACCCGGGCGGCCCGGTGATCGACCGTCTGGCCAAGGAGGGCGACCCCAAGGCGTTCCGCTTCGCACGTCCCCGCGTCGAGGGCTACGACTATTCGTTCTCGGGGTTGAAAACCTCGTTCCTCTACACGCTGCGCGACGCCGTGGCCGCGGACCCCGATTTCATCGAGCGGCACAAGGCCGACCTCTGCGCCTCGCTGCAATCCACCATCGTCGAGATCCTGCTGGACAAGCTCGTCCGCGCCTCGAAGGAGACCGGCATCCGCGACATCGCCATTGCAGGCGGCGTCTCGGCCAATTCGGGCCTCCGCAACGGCGTCGCCGAAGCGGGCCGCCGCCGGGGTTGGCGAACCTTCATCCCGGAGTTCAAGTTCACGACCGACAACGCCGCGATGATCGCCATGGCGGGGTACTACCGCTACCGCGAGAACGAATTCGCCGCCCTCGACGTCTCGCCCGTGGCGCGGCTCGAGGAGCTCTGA